The sequence TGGAGTTAATTGGACATTTCCTCACACCTCTCCACTAGCACCTTGTACTGCAATAGAAATGTGCAACTCACTTAAGGCCATTGGTACAATGCCATATAAGCAGTTAGCATCTCCCTTTAGAAATCAACCCTAGTGCATCTGAGAGATTCTGGGCCTATACAGTTTTACTCAAGGGGTCAACCTAGAATCAAGGGCCCCAGCTGCCTTGGTAACATGCTGCTGTCACTGCCCAACTTCCAGATGGCTAGGGAAACTGTATTTAATGCTCATGATTTGGCTTGTAGTTATGAGCTTTTCCATGGTGTTTATTAGAAGGTGATGAATTGCCTTTTGGAAGGCAATAACATCCCaagggtatgtgtggggggtgtGGAGGAAGAAAAAGGCGAAGTTTGTTATCAGGTTCAGAAGCAAGCTACTAACTGGCTACAGTCAAGTGGTGGGTTAAAAATATCCAAAGAAGATAAAATTGCTGCTAGCAAACCTGACTTATAAACAATTTCAAGTTAAAAAGACAACAGTTGTTACCTTCGTGAGCAATCAGCCAATACTGGGAATAGGCAGCTGTACAAGAAAGTAGAACATACACATCACATGAACACACTTCAGAATTTGTCATCTGTTATGTATATTGCAGAATAGAAGTGCATTTTACTTATATAACCCAACAACATTTGTTAATTTTTGGTTACTAGAATCTGGATTTCACTAGCAGCTGTTATGTGTTATAAATTGTCTATGAAGTGACAATGGAGTATATTTTCATTGCATTTAATATGATATGCAAGTTATATAACAGTAAGTTTAACTGATTAGGTTGTAAGCTTGCTAAGCTACCACACAGGCACCAGTGGGATACTTAATGGTACGTCAGAAAACTGAAGGCACACAAATCCTTCATTGCATAAAGTACAGTATCAACAATTTTGGAAATTAAATCATGTATGAGAGCAGCTGCAGCTGTTTGCTAGCAATGTGACAAGGGATAAGCATGCTAACCAGAGGGAAGAAGTAGGAGCTGGAAGGAACACCACAATAAATCCAGAACTGGTTGTGTAAAAGGAAAGTGCCCTAAGATGGGGATGCTGGAACCATTTCACCTGATCCATTACTCACAATACACAATAAAactaacaaggagtctggtggcaccttaaacagatttatttgggcataagctttcgtgggtaaaaaacctcacttcttcagatgcgacCCCAATACTTGACAATAAAACTAATGACTTCAGTGTATGAAGTTTGGAAACAGCAATATTGGCATTTATTGCATTCCTCTTACCCTAGTTAAATTCATATATGTAGTTAGATAAGGAAGTTGGAGGAAAGCTCTATGTGTGCTTATATAAAATAATCCAATTTATCACTGCTACTTTTTGCATACGCTTACAATGGTCCATCTCCTACACCAGTGACCAGTTTCCACACATTACTGCAGCAATTTTCTAAACCTATGGTTCGTACATAACTGGCCCTAGGTCTACAATCCTACAGTTTATAGATGAGACTTATGTTAAGAATTTGTatataataaaaatgattaattttGCTACAGATACATTTAACACTGAAATCCCTTACACTCCAAGATTCATAGGTTCAATCCCCACATCAGTCTGTGAAATAATGTGACTTTAATGATGTGGCAGTTTCAGCAAAATTAAATAATCACCACTTATGGCAGTAGGGGAATAcatagaaaaataaaattgaattgcCGTGTTGTTGTAGTCTTGTGGGTCCCCaagacatgagagagagagacaaggtaggtgagatagtatcttttattagaccaaattctgttggtggtAAGtataagctttcaagctacatagtcctgaagaaaagctctgagtAACTTGAAAATTTGTAACCTTCCACTAACAGATGTTGGGCCAATAAAATTGAAAGTAGTTAACTCAATTCTGCAGTAAAATGAGCCCTGTTGCTAAGCGTCTTTATGCTAGATACTGTTATCTCAGAAGAGCAacgaggggtgttttttcaacaGAGGactggaaattaaaaagaaaaaaaaaaaaaagagttgagaCCAAACCAGAGCTTACCAAGTTCTTGCCCCTTCTCGCTAATGGAAGAAAATAGCCTATTTTGTACTTAGGAAACTATATACACATGAAAGATGAACAGAActggcagaagaccaaagaaaaAAGTTCTGCTCTTTTCATAAGAAATTTATTTATGCAATGTTCAGGGTCCTGTACAACAGAGTAAACACAAATACCACATAATAAACAtgacagcttttaaaaatacaaacatgAAAACCAATGAGTGCATTTTAAGAAAGGCATTGTCACAGAGGGAGCAGCCAACAGTGGTCATTCTaaaaaacactgaaagaaaaaatgtttacaggtttttaaaaagttggtaTGAATGAGGTTAGATTTTCCTTAGTGATCAAGTCTCACTAAACCCCTGAAGGACACTCTATTGGGAGTATATAATTCTTGCAGTAAGGGCTGGAGAGAGACCAGCCTGCCAATCTACCTTattcacacacccacccaccatgATCATCTGAAAAAATTAGTCATGGAGCAAGTCACCCTGCAGTAATCAGACTGCACAGTACCCAACAGCATTCATTTGGATGAGTCTGCAATGTCTAGGAATGATCACAAATGTGTGCATGCCTTGGTCACTTCTTCCATATCCCCCTATAAACATCCTGTACAGATGAAAATCATATTTCAAGCAGCTTTTTGCCACTCTTATTCAGTGTATCAACCATTTCAAGTCCCACAGAACACCTTTAAATCATGGTGGCCTCTGGGCACAGtatcagccagagaaagaggaaagAACACCCTAACAGCAAACAGAAGTTGTTAATAACATCCCACCTAAAGGGAGGGACCTAATGTTTCTCAGCAGCGGAAAGGAGACTAAAATAATCCATAGGATTCATAAATCTGAGGCTGAAAGTCTGGTGCTGGCATAAGGCTCTGATGTTGCTAAACATTTAGTGCGCATCCAGGTGACCACATTTAGTGCACATCCAGGTGACATGTTAAAAAGCACCCTCACTCATTACTGAAAGATACGGTATGGAAAGTCTGAGACCTCTGTTTGGGTGGGCCAATCTGAAAATATTCCAACCACCCTCAAAGATCAAGTCAACCACAAGATCTTGTGATGTCATTAAATGAAGACAATTGAGATAATGTCTTTGAATTTGTGCTCAAGAAGTAGGTTTATTTCTGTGCAAGACACGTGTCAATTGTTAGAGTAACTGCTGTATTTttagttgtttttaaaaacacctaAAGCTTTCCAGCATGTGTGTTAAATATGTTTGAGTAACTAAGAGTTCTTCAAAGTTTTACAAAACTTGATACACCAAAAATTTAGATTTGCCCTCCGTGTATAAACAAAACTAGGCTACTGAACATATGCGATGAATGACTATGCTATTGTTCTTTTGTTGCTTCTTCTGGCCATGTTGatataaaaatttttttttttctagaataCTACTTTAATTATGAAAGTGCTAGTGAAAGTGTCCAGCTATATGCTGAATTTATCCAAGATCTGTGAAAGTGCTACAAGTTGTATATAGCATTGTCAGTGTTTAGTGGCACTGAGGGAAAGCATGTATCCAACCGTAAACATTAATTcactattatatatatatttgctacATTAGAATGTCAGCCTTCATGTTGCTTAAAATTGATTTAACTTTTATGTCAAGACTATATATCCTAGATGTACAGTGATGACAGCAAGTCACAGTTAACTGCATGAAGCTTCCTGAGTTTGAGCAAAAATATAATTGTTAATTAAGTAAAATAGAATCATTGTAAAGAAAAATCATGATGCTATAAAGGTAGGTACATAAATAGGTGCAACCATCTGCATAAACATGGGACATTCACATACAAAAAAGTTaacttacattaaaaaaactaATGTACTAACCATTAAGATCTAGAAAAATGAAAAGTGAAGATCACAACTCCATCCTTCAACCTCTGTTTGGAAGTAAAtactcctttcctccctcccaaatCAAGCCTGCTAACTCTGTAGCATGGAATGCCATGTAATTGTAGGCCGCATAGTGTATCAAACTGCCCACTATTTTACAGTCACGAACCAAAGGATAACATGGACTGCAACACCCAGCTACCACAGGGTATAAGGATGGAGGTTGAACATTCCTCATTCGCTGCTTTAAAACGGAAACTAAACATTTTAACATATTTAAAAGTGTGTTAGAGAATCTTGTTGGTCAACACTGTTCCACCATCTCACCCTTAAACCACCCCAACTGCTCATGACTACCTAGAACGTTTTAAAAATGCTTCTTTATCCTACCATTGCATGTCCATCCTAAACCTCTGTATTATCTGTACGCAAAAATACAAAGGATCCTTTTAGTTTGCGTAGGTAGCCATGATGAACTGAATTACTTTACTCTAGAGAAGTCTATCATTCAGCATGCTTGTCAAGTCTTCATACTATAAAATCCTTACTTGATTCTTGTTGGAAAATGCATATTACATGCAGATGGCTTAATGAACAAAATTAGCTCAGTTTCACAATTCAACACTGGACAAAAGCATAGaaaaaagctatttaaaaaagtAACATGGTAAGTGTGCAAGAGAGTAAAGCTTTAGTTTCCGTTTAGTATTCAGTTTGAGCCAAGAGACTGAGCTCATATTTGCCTGCAGGAGAATTAGTTACTAAAGTACTTTATAATAATGTATTTGACCTTTAACTCTAGTGACAGTAGTGAAAGCTACGGCAAGAAAAGAGGTTGGAACATATTCACGCAGACTTCAAGGAAACAGAGGTAGGGAGTAAAAACTCAATTTTAAAATgagctttaatttatttttcccttAAGTGCAgttgtcaatgtaaacaaaacatGTTAACAATTCCAGTGAGTTGCAGGACATTGCTGATACGTTCATTCTCTTCAAATATGCTCTTGTACCATTATGCCAGTTACCAGACAGAAAGAGCAGCTTCTAAATAGCTTACACTTGTTGGCTTCTTTTCCAATCTAGTTAACTAAAATCAGTTTTACAACCATTAACCTGAAAACTGCATAAAAAGAGCTTAAAATTGCTTGGCTGTTAAGTTTTATATATTGGAATGTGTTGTGCCTTTGTGTATAAAGTGTACATACACAGAAGTATATTTTCTTTAAAGGTCACTACAATTTTCCTGTACCTCATCATTTGCACTGCCATACATAGTTAAAAGAGTTCACTGCCACTTTAAATCTTAAGCAATCATGGCATGGGAGCAAGAGGAATCTCAGCCAAAAAAAAGAAAGCCAGTTTTCAGAAAGTGTCAATATATGGAGTGTGCATTTTCATACAGGAGCAATgcaatacatttttgttttcacaAGTTAGAAATAACCACTAAGTCATGAAAGGTTTGTTTGAAGTCATTCTcaacaatgaaataaaaaaacGTATGTGGCCCATCATAGTGTTATTCAGTTACGTCATTACTTTTGAATAAGGTGGTCTATATAATTTGAACCATGGCCTATAACGATAGATAACAGATTAGAAACACAGATCATTTGCACAAGAGTATAGAATAAAATTATCTCCGACACAATTTAAAAGATGCCTTGATAATTGACAAATATATTATGGATGGTCCTCCCTAACGTGGAAAATAAAAAGTTTCTTCCTCCAAAACTTctcatatcatggatttattatATTTACAGCACACTTTGATTCTCtaaaaaaatagatattttctTTCTGATGAGGCATtgtgtttcatttcatttttactgGTTGGTTGTCTAGAACGGTGGAACTGAACTAGCGACGTGCAgacaaaaaagtgattttttcctgTGCTAGCCAAAAGGATAGATATGCAGAAAGCTTCTACCCACCATTTGAAAGCTATAAGTAACTGTTTAAAATAAGTGCATTTTGTTGTTTTGAAGTGATTGTGCTCTATGTATCTATAGACATTTAGATGCGTGTATCATCTACACATACCATTAGTTTATTAATGTTGGCATTTCAGTGTAAAGTCATTTAAACTTAATTTTTCTACTTTAGACACATTAGATATAAACCCCCACCCAGAGAGTGAAGCTTGTCAGTAAAGGTGCTATTGGAGGTAACTTTTGATCTGTATCCCTTCTTCAGACAATGCATATGCCAAGCAGAAGGTGtgacagaaaaatatttaaaaaatttcatCTCCAAAATTGAAGAGTCAGACAGttattaaaataaacaatttCTTAATCTTATTCTGATGGCCACAGTGTGACACAACATATTGAAAGTGTTAAATCCACACACAGAGGAAATCTCACTCAGAACAGGCACAGTCCAGTTTGATTGAGCAGATGCTCAGGTTAAGGCAGTGTCCCTCACAGAAGGACACATCGGAAAAAGCTGCTTTTCTTTTGCTGGTCTGGTGTGATTTTGACTCCCTGGTTGCTGTCTTGTGGGCTATTGCCTTCCTAAAGATGCAAAGAATTTAaaagattatttatttatatttaactaGCGTGACTGCAAGTTTACTTTACATTTGAGCTGGATTCAAAATGCTCTATAGCaggtcaaaaaacaaaaacacccagcaCTTCCCTCAAAATCAAAAAATGAATTCTGCTAAACCAGGCTCAGCCAAACATGGACTGTGCATATTCTTTATGCACCTACTGGATTCAAATGCCTATTGAGGTGAAAGCATCCACAACTTTTATATTGGTCTCGTTAAGATATCTGAGTCATCAGCAAGACCCAGATACAACGGTTACATCTGCACCCACTTCTATGTCACATGGTGGTTGttataaaaaacccaaacctatATAGGAATTTGCTTCAGTAAAAGTCAAACAGTGCTTCTTTGTTAAGCTTGTTTAATAAATAGGACCAAAATTCATGCAGTCTCATCTGCTGCCTGAAGGAAATTTTTAGAAATGCACCAGGTAAAACATGATTTGGTGATAAAAATCCCAGAAACTAGTCCCATAACTAGAACTggttacatgataatattttggAGAACACTGGGTCCAGTATAGAACAACCTGATCGGCCTCCACCCatttctaatttctatgattcaatCAGAATGTAAGGATTTGTCTACACTTACTAGGGGATCAACATGTGGCAATCGATGCATCggcggttgatttagtgggttGAGTGGAGACCTGCTATAtcgactgcagatcactctcctgtcgactcctgtactccacctgagaAGCACAAGgtgagtcgacaggagagcgtctTCCGTCGACATAGCATAGTGTGGAcgccacggtaagtagatctatgtatgtcaacttcagctacattatttacgtagctgaagttgcataacttagatcgatctccccccaTAGTGTAAACAAGGCCGCAGAGTGAGGAATTTCATTGATGAATTTCTTTGCTATAGCTCCCGCCACAATTTCAGTAAAGCAATATAGGATTTATTAGCAACTTTAGAGCATCTCTATTTAAAAACCTCTCTCAGTTATGACTTTATGTTATAGGAATTAGCCATCTGTTTGTATTCAAAAAGCACCCAGAGATTTGATTGGAGGACTGACAGAAAATGTCTGCCACCCCAATGTGCCTAAGTGGAATAGGCCACAAAAAACAAATATTCTAGTCAATTTAATACTGtagtgggattaaaaaaaaaccaaaaacaaaaaacaacaataatacacTACAAGCGGCTTGGACTCAGTAACAGTTACTCACCAATTTCTTGTCCATTTTTGCTTTGATATCTCTCGCAAGGGTGAAAAAGGCCTAAAGAAAAGAGCATATTTAAAACTTGTGTTTTATTAGCTACCTTTACATGTGGAAGTTTGTTTAATAAAAGCTGCTTTCGTAACTCCAAAACCAAGAAGTACTCGGGCATGTCAACCTTTCAGTCAGGAATATTTTTGTGACCTACCATTTGGAAACCTTTAACAGTTTAAAAACGAACTCTTAATTTCAGAGAgaaagtctctctctccaggaccACCGATATTGATCCACAGAACTTTGGTTTGATGTGCAAGAGTCACTGAAAGTTACTATAAACTGACTTAGTGCAGATTACGACATGAAAGAATATACCAGCTCAAGTCAATCCATCAGTAGCTGAAGAATCTGCAGCAGGATGCCAGAGATACCCAATCGTGGCACTTTTGGAGGGCAGTGAGAGATTTCACACACATTCACACTGGCCCAGCACAGAGGGGTTCATACCAAAACCACTCATCAGGATGGACAGAAGAAATGTTCTTAATAAGCTGAGAATCATAGTAAATACAGATAAAATTGTACAAAATTATTTTAACTTAATTTACATAGTGGAACGTGCTctttgcaaaatacttccatgaGACCCTCTAAGTTAGCTAAAAACCCATTGCCAATAACTGATAGGATTTAACAGCATGTAGTTAAAATAGATAGATGCTCCTATTGCTTTTATGtacaaatctaaataaaataGCCTGCACTAGGAGAAAAAACATTTCAATACTCACATTCTCTATGTTAATATTCGCTTTTGCACTGGTCTCCATGAATTTAATTCCAAAACCAATAgctagctggaaaaaaaaattcttatattAGATATAAGCCCTGAATATGAATTCATTCTCACTGTGCAGGACCTGCCATGGTACTGAACAGAGAACTTTGCAAAGTGGCAGTATTAAATTGAAATTCAGATACTACAGAatcttttaaaagtaaaaaaaaaaaaaaaaaaaaaaatttatatatatatatatatatatatttatttctcttTACCCAAATTGTTTTTTTTAGTATCCTAGTTATATTACACTGATCTAACTTGCAGTcttgtttaaaaagaaagttaaaagcATTGTATTTAAAGGTAGAAATATGCATATTTTTTCAAAGCACTCATGAGAATCCCGACAAGATACCTACACAAAGACGACAGGTGAGATTTGATATTTTTGCATAAGAAACACAAATTAGAACAAAAAAACCAGCAAAGATAGGTGATGATGAGAATAAAGTTTCTTACACATTATAAAACTAAGTGCCTGCAAGCTGTTCTGCTCTGGTGGCTCCCTGTACCTTTATGGACCTCTACTGCCATTTATGAGGAATTAGCAGGATTGTCTCTTCCAGCTTTAGGTTTCAATGTGCCCCATTCCACTTGCCTTCAGGGAAAAGCAGGACTTCCAGAGTATGTAAATTTTCCTCCTTTTGTTCAAAAAGTTTGTCATTACACAGCTAAAAACTTTTGTCCCAATGGTTGGGGAATAAGACTTCATTATATAGGATTATCTCCTCCCtctcatatatttgaaaatatggaagggtggaggggaaTTTCAAAAAGGAAGAGAATTTGTGTTATGTTCTTacagtataatttaaaaatacattaagtgGGTCAAAAAGGTGTCTAGAAAACACCTTTTCTAGACAAAAaggtgtctagaaaacatgaaaaggtgtCTAGAAAACAAGCATTTTCGTATTTAAAagtctaattaaaaataaatgaatttaagCAATAAGACTTTTAGGATACAAAGCCTAATGTGCCACACTGGGAACATTTTAGAGAAAGGATGACAACTCTtgcttttgaggaaaaaaatgacTAATTTTCAATCTACATGCAATGCTGCACACGTTGACAGAATTATTCTATGTTCACATTTACTACCTGTACTCCTAAATGAAACACACACCAGCTGATAAGTTTCCTGAAGCATTCCAGAATTGTTAAAATTTTAACTCTTGCAATAAAGATCAATGATACACAATACAATGCTGTTCTCACTGTGAGAATTTGGGGGATATGTCTATATCAAATTAATGAATTCAGTTTTCTGAATGTCATTTAGCATTGTAAACAGTGGATTAGAGTATCCATTTCATAGCAGAGGCAGGACAGGGAGTGGACAAACTGTCTGAAAACCTGTGACAGAGCAATCAAAGGCCTTCAACATTGAACGACTCTTGCCCACTGGAATGGGTTTTCTACTAAGAGGGCAAGTGACTTTGgaccctggaatttccccagagGAAACACATGGGCAACAAGAGGGACTTAGAGTATGTGTAGACAGTAATTGCTGGGTGTAACTGCAGCTTGAGCAGACATGGAACCAAGCTAGCTAGCTTGGGTCCTCGAACAGTCAAGCTGTGGCAGCACAAGCTTCAGAGCAGGCTAAGATTTCAGGTGGGTTTCTATAATCTGCACTCATGTTTGTATAGCCACAGCATTTCGGTTTTGAGATCTGAGCTAGTGAGATTGAAGTTAGTTCAGGTATGTCTTTCTGAACTGCAATCACACCCAGTGATTGTAACGGAGACATACCCCAAGCCTGTTTTAAAAGGGGTCCTTCTAAACAGGTGACTCCATTACACTGCCAGTTACAAGATGACTAGGCCAAGAAGGCTGGACATGCTGCCTGGTTTAAGGACTAATACCAAACCCAAAACTCACAGGGGCAGTGAGGTCAGACTAGGGGGATTGCATTCAGAAGTTTGTTGTTTTCCATAGATCTGTAACTCATGTGTAAGTGCTTGTGATTAAGAAACTCCTGTGCTAAATCTATGTTCCTTGCTTTACTGCCATTTTCTCTCTGAAGGACTCAAGAAACCAGAGCTCCCACAGGGAGGTGAACTCTGGGaggaatatatataaaaaactggGGGCTGAGGAAGTCTGTAGCACCAGTTCCAGCATCTAAGGTGGCCCGACTGTGGCTCTCACTGCCCAAGAAGGATGTCAGACACTAGGTCTCCAACTGAGACTGTGCCTGAGAGAGCCAGAGCTCAGAACTGGTCATTGTCCATGCCAAAGAGGTTTAGAAGAACATGGGATTCAATCACAACAGACTAGTGTCTATCCACAGAGCAGAATTGGGGCACTCACCTTCTCCCCTTGCTCTCTAGAAACTTGTCTTTTATCATTCACATCACATTTGTTTCCAAGAATCATCTTTTCGACATCTGGGGATGCGTGCTAAGATGAAAATGGGCACAAAGAAAAAATTATTTGCAGAACATTTGTTGGCTTTGTGTTCAAGACGTTTCCTTTTAATACGTATTCTCTCTTACAAGAGACCATTATACTCTGCACTGAGTTCTGACAGCATGCCAGGAACATACAACTTACCTCATATTGTTCACTTCACTTGATCCCCCAAAAGCTACAGACTTATAGTGTAACTAAGACAGTGAATTCACAATAATTACAGGAAAAGTTAGTTTCTCATACCATAAAATCCACTGCTGCCATTTCTGAACTGCAATGTTTATTAATATGTGCactccctctccacacacacacgtaaAGAACTGGTACGATGCATTTGATGAACAGCAAAAATGTCACTGCACGTCAGATGCCCAGAGTGCCACTTATACCTATCCTCTCCCCTTCCAAAAAAAGGAAATTGGCTTTTTAATTAGAAGCAGGTAAGATACATAACTTTCAGTTCACCGTTAGTCTTAGAGAAAGTTATCCAGACTATTGCTTCACACTCATCTGAAGTAATTATGGTGCTTTCTATATCTTGTCTTGTGTACCTATATGACAGGGTGTATCAACCCCACACTGGCAATGCAGGGGTTAACAAATAGCTTTTGGCCCAAGAGGCCATGCCACCTCACCCTTTCTAGGCATGCTCccagtgaaggaaaaaaataaaggaagcTGTTCAGCTGACTaggaaacttttatttttttatgacaATGGGAGTCAAGTGAAGACAGGTTTAATGGTAATTGTAGGACAAAGTAATGTGATAACTGAGCTGTACAAGTTATACAACATTTTTTACTTCATATCATGAAATACACACATTTAAGTCTCTATCACAATCACTTCTCTCTATCCTTCTGTGTTTTTTCTAGGTCCATAAAGTTGAgagaccagggctttggagcggagcccagagctggagagcagagcagctctggagcagtggagctgcaggtttttgcctggagctgagatagggccggagcacagctccaaagccctgtcagAGACCTAGGATTTTGTTATTTTACATAGCTTTGGGTGATCCTAGAGAAAAGCTTCATAACCGCACATTGTAAGATTAACAAATAATTTCTGAATTCTGACTAAGTACTGAGTTAACTCTAGCAGTACTCAATAAATGCAAAATGCTACCAACAAGATGAACTAGGTCTTGTGCTGAAAGCATTGACAACTTCGATGCTGAACATTTTCCAGGAATTTACAGCTCCAGCTAGGACAATACCTCATGCCTGCAATATACTGGTGCCACTCAATGCCCAGAAAGTGCTCTGTTTAGAAATAATTAGAATGCTGTCAGGGTAGAATGAGTCAACTGCTGGATTTCTTAATTGCAGGAAAGACTCCAGTTCATGTAGTCTGCTCTTATATGCGGGCTTATTGAATTACTACTGACTAATAAATTCCAGAAGATATCATCAATTTGGAGCTTCAGATGAACACCCTCTCTCCAAATCActccacaataaataaataaaaatattttaacatacaCAACTTAGTGACAAATTTCACAGCTCTGAACCATTTTGATTTTAACTACTTTTCTAAAGTTTACATAGTGACAGTATATTTAATATGAAAGATTTCTGTAAATAAAATGGGAAGTTACCTCTTCAATATTCCTGACCCAATTCCGAATGTTTTCAAAAGATTTCTCATTGGTTATGTCATATACCAACATGATGCCctgaagattaaaaaaacccaaacaaaaacaaaaaaaagacatgGCAACTTAATTTCAACTAACAATTGTTTCTGTAAAGATTACAGACATGTCcaagacagaaagaaaaataaattctgaaaggctagaattaaaaaaaatatatatatacaccaacaagcccctgcctcccccctacccaaaacaaacaaacggacacactgtgacaaagttcctcctctgccttggtgggtcctgcgcttattgtcagatttgctcacctcagtgatcttccccacagtctgggtcaactcctcctgtgtctgatcaggagttgggaggtttggggggaacctgggcccaccctctactccgggttccagcccagggccctgtggatttcagctatctatagtgcctcctgtaacagctgcatgacagctacaactccctgggctacttccccatggcctcctccaaacaccttctttatcctcaccacaggaccttcctcct comes from Gopherus flavomarginatus isolate rGopFla2 chromosome 24, rGopFla2.mat.asm, whole genome shotgun sequence and encodes:
- the RAB8A gene encoding ras-related protein Rab-8A, with translation MGRGPAQWNMAKTYDYLFKLLLIGDSGVGKTCALFRFSEDAFNATFISTIGIDFKIRTIELDGKRIKLQIWDTAGQERFRTITTAYYRGAMGIMLVYDITNEKSFENIRNWVRNIEEHASPDVEKMILGNKCDVNDKRQVSREQGEKLAIGFGIKFMETSAKANINIENAFFTLARDIKAKMDKKLEGNSPQDSNQGVKITPDQQKKSSFFRCVLL